The Hyalangium gracile genomic sequence CTCATCCGGAGGCAGCCCCGCGATGGACGAGAGCGCCGCCACCCCGTTCGCTCCCGGCTTCACCAGGATCATGCGGGCCCGGTCTCGCTGCAGCCAGTGATAGGCATACTCGGTCATCTTGGAGGAACCGATCGACGCCAGCGCGGCCTGGGTACGGCCATAGGACCGAGCGTCCAGGGTGAAGTGGGTGAGCTCCGCCCGGCTCAGGGCGCGCTCCAGGAGATCCTCTGCATCCAGCGCCATGCCCATCACGGCGCTGCGGTGCAACCGCTGGTAGGCGAACGTCTGCGCGAGCGCGTCGCCCGCCCCGCCTGTCGAGTCCCACACCCCGAACACCTGATCCAGCATCGCCTCGGCCGACTTCTCCGGATGGGCTCCGGTGATGAGCACCACGCGAACGATCAGCAACGAGGCCCGTGTCCCGGACACCACCCCAGTGCTGAAGCCCGCGATGTCGCCGTCGGTCATCATCGCGCGGCCCAGCTCGGACTCGAGGCTGGAGCGCATGAACGCCTGCAACGCGCTCTCCTCGTCGAAGCCGCGCGGCAGCACCCAGCTCAGGTACAGCTCGGGAGAAGGAACCGCGGCCTCGTGAGACACCAGCTTCGGGGCCGCGGGTGCCAGGGGAGGCTCGGGCGCCGGCTGTGCCAGCCGGGGGCTCACCGCCAGCGGCAGGCCGCTGCCATGCCAGGCCTCGGGCAGCCGCTCCTTCAGCATGGCATCCATGGCGGCCAGATCCACGTCCCCGGTGATGACCAGGGTCACGTTCTCCGGCTGGTAGTGCTTGCGCACGAAGCGCTGGGCATCCGCCAGGCTGAGCCGCGAGAGCGACTCATGGCTGCCGATGACCGGCCGCGCATAGGGATGCCCGGCGGGGAAGGATGCTTCCTGCACCCAGTGGAAGATCTGACCGAAATAGCCCGTCTCGTTGCTCTGGCGCAGCTCGTTGCGCACCACCTCGCGCTCCACGGCGAACACCTCCTCGGTGACGCCTGCGAGCGGAGCAGCCAGCCGCTGAGCCTCGAGCTGGAGCATCTCGGTCAGCGCCTCGCGCGGGACGAGCGTCTGGTAGAGGGTGTGGTCCAGGCTGGTGGCGGCGTTGAACCGACCCGCGCCCATCCGCTCCAGCCGTGTCCACACCGAGGCGCTGCCCCCATGGCGCGCCCGGAAGGCCAGGTGCTCCACGACGTGAGCCAGGCCCTCCTTGCCCGCGGGATCGCTGGAGCTGCCGCTCCCCACCAGCGCCACCAACGCCACCACGGGTGAGCGCCGATCCTCCTCGACGACGACCCGCAGGCCCGACGGCAGGCGGAAGTCCCTCAGGGGGAAGTTCACGTCCCGCATCACCACCTTGCCGCGCTCGGGCAGCATCGTGGCGCACGCGGACAGGGCGAGTGTGAGCAGGAGGAGCAGCCCTGGAAAAGCGCGCGGGCGCTTGGAACGACGGGACTCGAAGAGTCGGGTAGGCATGGCAAGACACTACCTAAAAAGGCGGGTGCCCTGCCAATCCCCCTGAAGGGGAACCTCCCGTCCCGGCCCCGCGTGCCCGGCTCAGTACGAAGCCGTCAGCCCCCAGCGGATGTCGATGTGCTGCTCGGAGGCCACGCCGCCCTCGCCCCAGCCGAACCGCGCGCCGGCCCCGGTGAAGGTGTCCTTCACCGTCGTGTACCGGCCTCGCACCGAGTAGCCCAGCGGGCCCCAGAGCTCACCGGCGAGCCCTACTTCCGCGAACCAGCCCGAGCTGGACACCTCCGCGCCGAGATCCCTCACCTCCAGCTCCAGCTCGCCGTCGTCGGCGGTGAGGCTCTGGCCGGCCTTGGGGCCGATGAAGAACTGCCCACCCCCCTCCAGGCGCAGCCAGTGGCGCAGCGGCACGGAGAACTCCAGCCCCGCGGACGGGTGCAGCCGGTGCGAGCCCGTCAGCGGCGCCCGCGCCTGCTGATCCACCTCGAAGGCCCGGCTCAGCATGCCGCCCCGGAAGCCGGCGTAGCCGAGCCTCGGGTGCGACTCGGTGCCCATGTTGAAGTAGTAGCGGTACAGGAGCATGCCGGTGATGACCGAGTCGGTGGCCACCACGCTGCGCGTGGGCGTCTCGCCCGTCTCCGTCGTCACCTTCACCCGCGTCTCCGAGTAGCCGCGCTGGTAGCCCGCCACCAGGCCCAGGCCGCGCCAGGGCTTGCCGGAGCGCGCCAGCGGCAGCACCTCGAGCTGGCCCGTCAGCCCCAGGTAGGGCACGCCGGACTTGAAGTCGATCGTGTCGCCCACCTGGTTCTCCTCGGGGCGGCTGTCGAACTCGCCGCA encodes the following:
- a CDS encoding M16 family metallopeptidase — translated: MPTRLFESRRSKRPRAFPGLLLLLTLALSACATMLPERGKVVMRDVNFPLRDFRLPSGLRVVVEEDRRSPVVALVALVGSGSSSDPAGKEGLAHVVEHLAFRARHGGSASVWTRLERMGAGRFNAATSLDHTLYQTLVPREALTEMLQLEAQRLAAPLAGVTEEVFAVEREVVRNELRQSNETGYFGQIFHWVQEASFPAGHPYARPVIGSHESLSRLSLADAQRFVRKHYQPENVTLVITGDVDLAAMDAMLKERLPEAWHGSGLPLAVSPRLAQPAPEPPLAPAAPKLVSHEAAVPSPELYLSWVLPRGFDEESALQAFMRSSLESELGRAMMTDGDIAGFSTGVVSGTRASLLIVRVVLITGAHPEKSAEAMLDQVFGVWDSTGGAGDALAQTFAYQRLHRSAVMGMALDAEDLLERALSRAELTHFTLDARSYGRTQAALASIGSSKMTEYAYHWLQRDRARMILVKPGANGVAALSSIAGLPPDEAEVEGPKGPLPAALSSPAQITSVRLANGMEVLLAPRPGMPLVSVGVALGGGEAIGKRGVAELAEWVSFPRSDFQGGPGDYGLRSSRVLYRDHLRYRLQGAAGNVGNILAILSERLSSMVTEYAVLRFYHENVLPWRKALDSYPEEKAQRALQRALYGAHPYGQVASSEEMGQVTQSDVEDWLAQVHRPANAVVVISGEFEPQQVMPLVHHYLGGWGGRGGAVESPSFPPLGAPSARPELLITPRPGATQGHLQLACRLPEVTPEAGARYALMAAVLRRHLWHEVREQMGATYGFHTQVSMARGGAAHLLLEGVVDAPQLGATMTAVRSALLTYARDGVPAAELESARSGLLAEQAVGLTTSGAWVNALLNARVLGWDVAAVTGRPALLQAVSEAELRKEFAGCAERLVVGVIGDEGQARAAAQAAFP